One genomic segment of Bremerella alba includes these proteins:
- the waaF gene encoding lipopolysaccharide heptosyltransferase II, whose product MAGTRNIAVVLPNWIGDVVMATPTLRAIRDGLNTGDRLVGIMRPYVQDVLAGTSFLDDVMLWSKKAKEPSQRFLNVVTQVRQQRFDQAILLPNSISSAGLAYLGGVKQRIGYRRYGRGPLLTKALDPPSENGERIPVSAVDYYLSLAELAGYEVHSRHCELGFTDADDLQAQALWQQFRFFKRRVIVFNTGGAYGGAKHWPADYYAALARRLVEDPRNAVLLICGPSERETVAQIEREVKHPFVRSLAQENPSIGLSKAVINKASLMITTDSGPRHFAAAFGVPAVAIFGPTDPRWAENYNPHELILSAGIDCAPCAQRECPLMHHRCMRDLAVNDVLLSAQQQLDWQADQARAA is encoded by the coding sequence ATGGCTGGCACACGAAACATTGCGGTCGTCTTACCGAACTGGATCGGCGACGTGGTCATGGCCACGCCGACCCTACGAGCCATACGCGATGGCCTGAACACGGGTGATCGCCTGGTCGGAATCATGCGTCCCTATGTGCAAGATGTACTGGCCGGCACCAGTTTCCTTGACGACGTGATGTTGTGGAGCAAGAAGGCGAAAGAGCCTAGTCAGCGTTTTCTGAACGTTGTGACGCAGGTTCGCCAACAGCGTTTCGATCAAGCCATTTTGCTACCGAACTCGATCAGCTCGGCAGGACTCGCCTACCTGGGTGGGGTCAAACAACGAATCGGTTACCGTCGATATGGCCGCGGGCCTCTCTTAACCAAGGCCTTGGATCCACCGAGTGAGAATGGCGAGCGGATCCCTGTTTCCGCCGTCGATTACTACCTTTCGCTGGCTGAACTGGCCGGCTACGAAGTCCACTCGCGTCACTGTGAACTGGGCTTCACCGACGCAGACGACTTGCAAGCCCAGGCCCTATGGCAACAGTTTCGCTTCTTCAAACGACGTGTAATCGTATTTAACACTGGCGGAGCCTACGGCGGGGCGAAGCACTGGCCGGCCGATTACTATGCGGCACTGGCGCGACGGCTGGTCGAAGACCCTCGCAATGCAGTGCTATTGATTTGTGGCCCAAGCGAACGCGAGACCGTCGCCCAGATTGAACGGGAAGTGAAGCACCCATTCGTTCGTAGCCTGGCCCAAGAGAACCCCAGTATTGGCCTGAGCAAGGCCGTGATTAACAAGGCCTCGCTGATGATCACCACCGATTCCGGGCCGCGTCATTTCGCGGCGGCATTCGGAGTGCCGGCGGTTGCCATCTTTGGTCCGACCGATCCACGCTGGGCCGAGAACTACAATCCCCACGAGTTGATCCTCTCGGCAGGTATCGACTGTGCCCCGTGCGCACAACGTGAATGCCCTCTTATGCATCATCGTTGCATGCGAGACTTGGCCGTGAACGACGTTCTGCTGTCTGCGCAGCAACAACTAGATTGGCAAGCAGATCAAGCCCGAGCGGCTTAG
- the rfaE2 gene encoding D-glycero-beta-D-manno-heptose 1-phosphate adenylyltransferase, giving the protein MSLPPLLQAFKSMHSAKVLVLGDMILDRYTYGNAQRISQESPVIVLHADDQELRLGGAANVCNMLRGLDCHVVAAGVHGRDESGTQMVELAQQSGIDTRLIACDASRPTTLKERFVGRAGSRHPSQILRVDHEKTDAIGEWLVEKIYAGIENQIEDFDVILISDYAKGVCTPKLLKLVIELAQQHNIPTLVDPMRGHDYERYRGATLLKANRIETELASGVSLKTVADASVAGSQLCQQLDLQDVIVTLDRDGMALVSRDGTSSHFPTQARSVYDITGAGDMVLAMLGACLGSGLDRENSVRLANVAAGLEVEKSGVAVIPLAEIEAELRTDLLPGQKKIVTHQQIAAIAEEHRRRGEKIVFTNGCFDLLHFGHVSNLTESSNMGEVLIVGLNSDDSVSKLKGPTRPVISETERSSMLAALSCVDYVVVFGEDTPYDLIKAIRPDILVKGGHYVPEEIPGYDILQEYGGEIRLIDIVGGFSTTDIIQKVAANETIRRTAA; this is encoded by the coding sequence GTGAGCCTCCCCCCGCTCTTGCAAGCGTTTAAGTCGATGCATTCTGCCAAGGTTCTGGTCTTGGGGGACATGATCCTCGACCGCTACACCTACGGCAACGCTCAGCGAATCAGCCAGGAATCGCCTGTTATTGTGCTGCATGCCGATGACCAGGAATTGCGCCTAGGCGGAGCGGCCAACGTCTGCAACATGCTGCGCGGCCTCGATTGCCACGTGGTCGCAGCTGGCGTCCACGGCCGAGATGAGTCAGGCACCCAGATGGTGGAACTCGCCCAACAGTCTGGTATCGATACGCGTCTGATTGCCTGCGATGCGTCGCGTCCGACCACGCTTAAAGAACGCTTCGTTGGTCGAGCCGGGTCGCGACATCCAAGCCAAATTCTACGTGTCGATCACGAAAAGACCGATGCCATCGGCGAGTGGCTGGTCGAAAAGATATACGCCGGCATCGAGAATCAAATTGAAGACTTCGATGTCATCCTGATTTCGGACTACGCCAAAGGAGTCTGCACGCCGAAACTGCTCAAGCTTGTTATCGAACTTGCCCAACAGCACAACATTCCGACGCTGGTCGACCCGATGCGGGGGCACGACTACGAGCGCTACCGGGGTGCCACGCTCTTGAAAGCAAACCGGATCGAAACCGAATTGGCCAGTGGCGTTTCGCTGAAGACCGTTGCCGATGCGTCGGTCGCCGGAAGCCAACTGTGCCAACAGCTGGACCTGCAAGACGTGATCGTTACGCTCGATCGCGACGGCATGGCCCTGGTCAGCCGCGACGGTACTTCCAGCCACTTCCCCACGCAGGCCCGAAGCGTGTACGACATTACCGGAGCCGGCGATATGGTTCTGGCCATGCTAGGTGCTTGCCTGGGCAGTGGCTTAGATCGAGAGAATTCCGTTCGCCTGGCCAATGTGGCTGCCGGACTGGAAGTCGAGAAGTCAGGCGTCGCGGTGATTCCCTTGGCCGAGATCGAAGCCGAACTTCGCACCGATTTATTGCCAGGCCAGAAGAAGATTGTCACCCATCAGCAGATTGCGGCGATCGCCGAAGAACATCGTCGTCGTGGCGAGAAGATCGTGTTCACCAACGGCTGTTTCGATCTGCTGCACTTCGGACACGTGTCTAACCTGACCGAATCGTCGAACATGGGTGAAGTCCTAATTGTTGGGCTCAACAGCGACGACAGCGTCTCGAAGCTGAAAGGCCCGACCCGGCCGGTAATCAGCGAGACCGAACGATCTTCCATGCTGGCCGCGCTTTCCTGCGTGGATTACGTGGTGGTCTTCGGCGAGGACACACCGTACGACTTAATCAAAGCGATCCGACCAGACATTTTGGTCAAGGGTGGGCACTACGTCCCGGAAGAAATCCCTGGGTACGACATCTTGCAGGAATATGGCGGAGAGATTCGCCTGATCGATATCGTGGGCGGTTTTTCGACGACCGACATCATTCAAAAGGTCGCGGCCAACGAAACGATTCGCCGCACGGCTGCCTAG
- a CDS encoding amidohydrolase gives MSNMPLSPESQMEAIDLQMAHLWMVRTFLKHAEETEEDEELQQVARTLYDYMLALGPAVQANDSAAYMKQAKKKFSKLRKACDLFEEIQPEISDHTNFKMAAVSCRLVVNQVEVILGASS, from the coding sequence ATGAGTAACATGCCTCTTTCGCCTGAGTCCCAGATGGAGGCCATCGACTTGCAGATGGCCCATCTGTGGATGGTCCGTACGTTCCTCAAGCACGCCGAGGAAACGGAGGAGGACGAAGAACTTCAGCAAGTAGCCCGGACCTTGTACGACTACATGCTGGCCCTGGGACCAGCCGTGCAAGCGAACGACTCCGCAGCCTACATGAAGCAAGCGAAGAAGAAATTCAGTAAGCTTCGCAAAGCGTGTGATCTGTTCGAAGAAATACAACCGGAGATCTCGGATCACACGAACTTCAAAATGGCGGCCGTAAGTTGTCGTCTGGTGGTGAATCAAGTGGAAGTGATCCTAGGTGCTAGCAGCTAG
- a CDS encoding ABC transporter permease, whose translation MNRWRLVLRSAQQFWQTNLAVLLGVAAATAVLTGALIIGDSVRGSLRDLALSRLGSIQEILLADRFFRPQVAEQIAQQNDNTTTVPIVLMQGTLQTVGSSSDQSTKVAGNLAVLGIDEAFWKLGDVPGWSPTEIGEEEIILNQPLAEELGVKAGDLVTLRLPGGNDVPADSPLGRKTAETQSLPRLTVKAVIPAEGLGRFGMHPTQQLPMNAYASKAALQDALEQNDRINAVLISHDEEQTLDLGKLFLTLNDFNFELNQVKQSFSAEDAQPQTIYDYWQLTSSRMIFGNVAAEAVEKAFAGDAHPTFTYLATSIGVGDLPEGEDNTSVPYSTVTALQLAGLDYPLAGLDGQPIEKLGSDEIVLNAWTAEHLAKAQAKKLKQQNPDLSDEEASEQSQLKAGDTIYLKYFEPESSHGVAKETGRTFRLAAITPLTEPEEPFRRRRPAVFDQAPTTANDPDYTPVVQGITDQDSIDDWDPPFPYDNSRIDGDDEEYWDNYRTTPKAFISLATGQEIWGSRFGKVTSFRFPGAKYTDEHDLQTKIEDALAPHRTGLGFRLLTVRQDALRAAAGTTPFNVLFMGFSMFIIASALMLVSLLFRLGLEQRSQQIGLLQAVGLNRNLTQGLLMREACLIALVGSIAGVIIGIGYAWLMLVGLRTWWLGAVVTPFLYLHLDNPSSLLIGLISGSLVCLLTIYFGMRGLNKLSVRGLLQGSTTDTQTTFGKRSRWGLFTGIACGVGAVGLSFLAAGLGGEAQAGAFFGSGALVLTACLMLLWHLLRNSGGSGSEGSFSLGQLALSNAARNPGRSTLTIGLIASAAFLIVAIGAFRLSPSDTGSGGMNLIAESSQPLYHDLNTEAGRLEMGFSAEEEQQLAEATILSLRVQPGDDASCLNLYQSSSPRVLGVTPSMMQYFAQSDVTHFEWAASAATSEKDKTESPWHVLEKKADGINQPIPVALDKNTAMYALHLYGGVGEEFTTIDDDGRETRYVVAALLSNSIFQGNLLIGETNFLKRYPDVSGYEMFLIRTPQGQAEATRDILETRLADQGFDITSAEKILTSLLAVQNTYLSTFQSLGALGLLLGTFGLAAVQLRTILERRSELALLRAAGFSDGRLYSLVMRETMLLLLGGLATGVISALITVVPHMVFGNASVPFASLGVMLGVILVVGIVSSSLAVGSALKGNIVPALRGN comes from the coding sequence ATGAATCGTTGGCGTTTGGTCCTACGAAGTGCCCAGCAGTTTTGGCAAACCAATTTGGCAGTGCTGCTGGGGGTAGCCGCTGCGACGGCGGTGCTTACCGGTGCACTTATCATCGGCGATTCGGTGCGAGGAAGCCTGCGCGATCTGGCCTTGTCGCGTTTGGGTTCGATCCAGGAAATATTGCTGGCCGATCGGTTCTTTCGCCCTCAAGTCGCCGAGCAGATTGCCCAGCAGAACGATAACACTACGACCGTCCCGATCGTCCTCATGCAAGGGACGCTGCAAACAGTGGGAAGCAGTTCCGACCAATCGACTAAGGTCGCCGGCAACCTGGCCGTGCTGGGCATTGACGAGGCCTTCTGGAAGCTAGGCGACGTCCCCGGCTGGAGCCCGACCGAAATTGGCGAAGAAGAGATCATCCTCAACCAACCGCTCGCTGAAGAGCTCGGCGTGAAGGCAGGCGACCTCGTCACGCTGCGTCTTCCTGGTGGCAATGATGTGCCGGCCGATAGCCCGCTGGGCCGCAAGACGGCTGAAACCCAGAGCCTGCCGCGGCTGACGGTGAAAGCGGTGATCCCGGCCGAAGGGCTCGGTCGTTTCGGCATGCATCCCACGCAGCAGTTGCCCATGAATGCATACGCTTCCAAGGCCGCATTGCAAGACGCGCTCGAGCAAAACGACCGAATCAACGCCGTTCTGATTAGCCACGACGAAGAACAGACGCTCGATCTCGGCAAGCTATTTTTGACGCTGAACGATTTCAACTTCGAGCTGAACCAAGTCAAGCAATCCTTTTCAGCGGAAGACGCCCAGCCGCAAACGATCTACGACTATTGGCAACTGACCAGCAGCCGAATGATCTTCGGCAACGTGGCCGCAGAAGCTGTCGAAAAGGCCTTTGCCGGCGATGCCCACCCCACGTTCACCTACCTGGCCACCTCGATTGGCGTGGGTGATTTGCCGGAAGGGGAAGACAATACGTCCGTCCCCTACTCGACGGTTACGGCCCTGCAGCTGGCTGGGCTCGACTACCCACTGGCTGGCCTCGACGGTCAGCCGATCGAGAAGCTCGGCAGCGACGAGATTGTCCTCAACGCATGGACTGCCGAGCACCTGGCCAAAGCGCAAGCGAAGAAGCTCAAACAGCAAAACCCCGACCTAAGCGACGAAGAGGCTTCCGAACAATCGCAGCTGAAAGCGGGGGACACGATCTATCTGAAATACTTCGAGCCAGAGAGCTCGCATGGGGTGGCCAAAGAAACAGGCCGGACGTTTCGCCTGGCCGCCATCACACCGCTGACCGAGCCAGAGGAACCTTTCCGCCGACGTCGACCTGCGGTATTCGACCAAGCCCCAACGACCGCCAACGATCCCGATTACACCCCGGTCGTGCAGGGGATTACCGACCAAGATTCGATCGACGACTGGGACCCACCCTTTCCGTACGACAACTCCCGTATCGATGGCGACGACGAAGAATACTGGGACAACTACCGCACGACGCCCAAAGCGTTTATCTCGCTGGCAACCGGGCAAGAGATCTGGGGAAGCCGCTTCGGCAAGGTGACTTCCTTCCGCTTCCCAGGTGCGAAGTACACCGACGAACATGACTTGCAAACCAAGATTGAAGATGCCTTGGCCCCGCACCGCACCGGGCTTGGCTTTCGCTTATTGACCGTTCGCCAAGATGCCCTGCGGGCGGCAGCCGGCACGACGCCGTTCAACGTGCTGTTCATGGGCTTCTCGATGTTCATTATCGCTTCGGCGTTGATGCTGGTGTCGCTGCTGTTTCGCCTGGGGCTCGAGCAGCGAAGCCAACAGATTGGCCTGTTGCAAGCCGTAGGGCTCAATCGCAATCTCACCCAAGGCCTGTTGATGCGCGAGGCCTGCCTGATTGCGTTGGTCGGTAGCATCGCCGGCGTGATCATCGGCATTGGATACGCCTGGCTTATGCTTGTGGGTTTAAGAACTTGGTGGCTGGGTGCCGTTGTCACTCCGTTTCTTTATCTGCACTTGGATAATCCCAGCAGCCTGTTGATCGGGCTCATCAGCGGTTCGCTCGTGTGTCTGTTGACGATTTACTTCGGCATGCGAGGCTTGAATAAGCTTTCGGTGCGAGGCCTGCTCCAGGGCTCAACCACCGACACGCAAACCACCTTCGGCAAACGCAGCCGTTGGGGGCTGTTTACCGGAATCGCTTGCGGAGTAGGCGCGGTGGGGCTGTCGTTTTTAGCCGCCGGCCTTGGAGGTGAAGCCCAGGCCGGGGCGTTCTTCGGCTCCGGGGCTTTGGTGCTGACGGCCTGCCTGATGCTGCTGTGGCATCTGCTTCGAAATAGCGGCGGTTCAGGCAGTGAAGGTTCGTTCTCGCTGGGTCAGCTGGCCCTTAGCAATGCCGCACGCAACCCGGGACGTAGCACGCTGACGATCGGCTTGATCGCGTCGGCCGCATTTCTGATCGTGGCGATCGGGGCATTTCGACTTTCCCCCAGCGACACTGGCTCTGGCGGGATGAACTTGATCGCCGAGAGTTCGCAACCGCTGTATCACGATTTGAACACCGAAGCAGGCCGCCTGGAAATGGGCTTCAGCGCCGAAGAAGAACAACAACTGGCAGAAGCCACGATACTCTCTCTGCGGGTTCAGCCGGGGGACGACGCCAGCTGTTTAAATCTTTATCAATCGAGTAGCCCTCGCGTGTTAGGCGTGACGCCGAGCATGATGCAGTATTTCGCTCAGTCGGATGTCACGCACTTCGAGTGGGCCGCTTCCGCAGCGACCAGTGAAAAGGACAAGACCGAGTCGCCGTGGCATGTTTTGGAAAAGAAAGCGGATGGCATCAACCAGCCCATTCCGGTCGCGCTCGATAAGAACACGGCGATGTACGCGTTGCACTTGTATGGCGGCGTTGGCGAAGAGTTCACGACCATCGACGATGATGGCCGCGAGACCCGCTACGTTGTCGCGGCGCTGCTTTCTAACAGTATCTTCCAGGGCAATCTCTTAATTGGCGAAACCAATTTTCTAAAGCGGTACCCTGACGTAAGTGGCTACGAGATGTTCCTCATTCGCACTCCCCAAGGACAAGCGGAAGCAACCCGCGACATCCTAGAGACACGCCTTGCCGACCAAGGCTTCGACATCACGTCTGCCGAGAAAATCTTGACCAGCCTGTTGGCGGTGCAGAATACGTACCTATCGACGTTTCAAAGTCTCGGGGCACTTGGTCTGCTGCTAGGAACGTTTGGCCTGGCAGCCGTACAGCTGCGCACCATTCTGGAGCGTCGGTCTGAGTTGGCCTTGCTGCGGGCAGCTGGGTTTTCCGATGGTCGACTTTATTCGCTGGTGATGCGCGAGACGATGCTTTTGCTGCTGGGCGGGCTGGCCACCGGCGTGATCTCGGCGTTGATCACAGTCGTGCCGCACATGGTGTTTGGCAATGCGTCGGTTCCGTTCGCTTCGCTGGGGGTCATGTTAGGTGTGATCCTGGTTGTCGGTATTGTCAGCAGCAGTCTGGCCGTTGGTTCGGCTTTGAAAGGTAACATCGTTCCAGCCCTTCGCGGGAATTGA
- a CDS encoding ABC transporter ATP-binding protein, whose amino-acid sequence MADLVIEQLAKEYPTRAESLKVLQDVSLSLSQGESAAILGPSGCGKSTLLYCIGTLESPTSGRVTLDGQDPFALSDVDLAKFRSENIGFIFQDHHLLPQLSVLENVLVPTLAAGKSTPEQIERAKMLIQRVGLSPRIEHRSAELSGGERQRVAVARSLIHQPKLLLADEPTGNLDKTNAEAIGNLLLELQKEERSILIVVTHSQELATIFQQQYQLDDGKLQGQQPVAQS is encoded by the coding sequence ATGGCAGATCTGGTAATCGAGCAGTTGGCCAAAGAGTACCCTACCCGGGCCGAGTCTTTGAAAGTACTGCAAGACGTTTCGCTGTCCCTTTCCCAAGGTGAAAGCGCAGCGATCCTGGGGCCCAGTGGCTGTGGCAAGAGCACCCTGCTCTACTGTATCGGCACGCTAGAGTCCCCCACCTCGGGCCGCGTGACCCTCGACGGCCAAGATCCCTTCGCACTCAGTGACGTGGACCTGGCCAAGTTTCGTAGCGAGAACATCGGCTTCATCTTTCAAGATCATCACCTGCTGCCGCAGCTCTCGGTGCTGGAAAATGTGCTAGTGCCGACCCTTGCCGCAGGCAAGTCGACGCCGGAGCAAATCGAGCGTGCCAAGATGCTCATCCAACGGGTAGGTCTCTCGCCGCGGATCGAACACCGCTCGGCGGAACTCTCTGGCGGTGAGCGGCAACGCGTTGCCGTCGCTCGCAGTTTGATCCATCAACCCAAACTGCTTCTAGCCGACGAGCCGACCGGCAACCTCGACAAGACCAACGCCGAGGCGATCGGCAATCTTCTGCTGGAACTACAAAAAGAAGAACGCTCGATCTTGATCGTCGTCACTCATAGCCAAGAGCTGGCCACGATCTTCCAGCAGCAGTACCAACTCGACGACGGCAAGCTGCAAGGTCAGCAACCGGTAGCCCAATCGTAA
- a CDS encoding prenyltransferase/squalene oxidase repeat-containing protein has translation MLSYHEQLTLRLAAGIGELDEATRSRHTQFLLAKRQPDGGFAGREGASDLYYTSFGLRSLAILGELHGEVAEQSATFLQTKLTGHEGVVDFLSLIYGAKLLETAAGIDIFANASSDWRRSVADTLHSLRRKDGGYAKGPEGMASSTYHTFLVLLCLQLIEQPIPQPEAMVTFLLSQESEEGGFREIRASKRAGTNPTAAAIGALRILDSLTEEITEGTLDFLVEMQNDEGGLRANTRIPIADVLSTFTGMLTLTDLNALHEIEQDDALKYVRGLEQDNGGFFGAAWDEVADVEYTFYGLGSLGLLHVPHDFTLE, from the coding sequence ATGCTTTCGTACCACGAACAACTTACGCTTCGCCTGGCAGCCGGTATTGGTGAGCTGGACGAAGCGACACGCTCGCGTCATACCCAGTTCCTGCTGGCCAAGCGGCAGCCTGATGGAGGCTTTGCCGGTCGCGAAGGGGCCAGCGATCTGTATTACACCAGCTTCGGCCTGAGAAGCTTGGCCATATTGGGCGAGCTCCATGGAGAAGTCGCCGAGCAATCTGCGACGTTTCTGCAAACGAAGCTTACCGGCCACGAAGGCGTGGTGGATTTCCTTTCGCTGATCTATGGGGCAAAGCTGCTAGAGACAGCGGCCGGCATCGATATCTTCGCGAATGCCTCGTCCGACTGGCGGCGAAGTGTCGCGGATACGCTGCATTCGCTACGGCGGAAAGATGGCGGCTATGCCAAGGGCCCCGAAGGGATGGCCAGCAGCACCTATCACACGTTTCTGGTGCTGCTTTGCTTGCAGCTGATCGAACAACCGATCCCACAGCCAGAGGCTATGGTCACGTTTTTGCTTTCCCAAGAGTCGGAAGAAGGTGGCTTTCGCGAAATCCGAGCCAGCAAACGTGCCGGCACCAATCCCACGGCGGCAGCGATCGGCGCGCTGCGGATTCTTGATAGCCTGACCGAAGAGATCACCGAAGGAACCCTCGACTTTCTGGTCGAGATGCAAAACGATGAAGGTGGGCTGCGCGCTAACACGCGGATACCCATCGCCGATGTACTGAGCACGTTCACCGGCATGTTGACCCTGACCGATCTGAATGCCTTGCACGAGATCGAGCAGGACGACGCCCTGAAATACGTACGCGGTCTCGAGCAAGACAATGGCGGCTTCTTCGGGGCGGCCTGGGATGAGGTGGCCGACGTAGAATATACGTTCTACGGACTAGGCAGCCTTGGCCTGTTACATGTTCCCCACGACTTCACCCTGGAATGA
- a CDS encoding acyl-CoA thioesterase has translation MSQTFQTTRRVEFRDTDAAGIVHFSAFLIYMEQAEHEFLRSLGLSVHHQLEDASMSWPRVSIHCDYRGPAKFEDVLDVSLSIARIGSRSVTYQFHFERDELPLADGTITAVCCQVRPGLPPKSMDTPEWFKEKLLPFVDQTATT, from the coding sequence ATGTCGCAAACCTTTCAAACGACCCGCCGCGTCGAATTCCGGGATACGGATGCCGCCGGTATCGTCCACTTTTCGGCCTTCCTGATTTACATGGAACAGGCCGAGCACGAATTCCTGCGTTCGCTGGGGCTCAGCGTTCACCACCAGTTGGAAGACGCGTCGATGAGTTGGCCCCGGGTATCGATCCACTGCGACTACCGCGGACCGGCCAAGTTTGAAGACGTTCTCGATGTTTCCCTATCCATTGCTCGGATCGGCTCGCGCAGCGTGACTTACCAGTTCCATTTCGAGCGCGACGAGCTGCCCCTTGCCGATGGCACCATCACTGCCGTCTGCTGCCAGGTTCGCCCTGGGCTGCCTCCCAAGAGTATGGATACGCCTGAGTGGTTCAAAGAGAAACTACTTCCCTTCGTCGACCAGACGGCCACCACGTAG
- the rpsR gene encoding 30S ribosomal protein S18, whose amino-acid sequence MRPANKTKARKRAKTKARVAKKDPIFVDGKRPRPMFVDYKDVELLKKLTNRHGRIVGRRKSGCTAVSQHAVTQAIKRARFMALLAYVKD is encoded by the coding sequence ATGAGACCAGCCAATAAGACCAAAGCCCGCAAGCGTGCCAAGACTAAAGCACGAGTAGCTAAAAAGGATCCGATTTTCGTCGATGGCAAACGTCCGCGTCCCATGTTTGTGGACTACAAGGACGTCGAGCTGCTCAAGAAGCTGACCAATCGTCACGGTCGGATCGTCGGTCGTCGCAAGAGCGGCTGCACCGCGGTCAGCCAGCACGCCGTCACGCAAGCCATCAAACGCGCCCGCTTCATGGCCCTGTTGGCTTACGTCAAAGACTAG